The following proteins come from a genomic window of Frondihabitans peucedani:
- the infC gene encoding translation initiation factor IF-3, with protein sequence MSDPRTNDRIRVPEVRLVGPAGEQVGVVPIAMALRLAQEADLDLVEVAPNSKPPVAKIMDYGKFKYEAAQKAKEARRNQANTILKEVRFRLKIDTHDYQTKLKRAEGFLQSGDKVKAMILFRGREQSRPEQGVRLLQRFAEDVAEWGTVENNPTIDGRNMVMVIGPLKNKAEAKAETEARKAANKPPKHPTNSEAPAAESKSAEATAE encoded by the coding sequence ATCAGCGATCCCCGTACCAACGACCGCATCCGCGTCCCAGAGGTCCGACTCGTCGGGCCTGCCGGCGAGCAGGTGGGCGTTGTCCCCATCGCCATGGCCCTGCGTCTCGCGCAGGAGGCCGACCTGGATCTGGTCGAAGTTGCACCGAACTCGAAGCCGCCCGTGGCAAAGATCATGGATTACGGCAAGTTCAAGTACGAGGCGGCCCAGAAGGCCAAAGAAGCACGTCGGAACCAGGCCAACACGATCCTCAAAGAGGTCCGTTTCCGCCTGAAGATCGACACCCACGACTACCAGACCAAGCTCAAGCGCGCGGAGGGCTTCCTCCAGTCGGGCGACAAGGTCAAGGCCATGATCCTGTTCCGAGGCCGCGAGCAGTCGCGTCCCGAGCAGGGCGTCCGCCTCCTCCAGCGCTTCGCCGAAGACGTCGCGGAGTGGGGCACGGTCGAGAACAACCCCACGATCGACGGCCGCAACATGGTCATGGTCATCGGCCCCCTGAAGAACAAGGCCGAGGCGAAAGCCGAGACAGAAGCCCGCAAGGCGGCCAACAAGCCGCCGAAGCACCCCACGAACTCCGAGGCCCCGGCCGCGGAGTCGAAGTCCGCCGAAGCGACCGCCGAGTAG